The genome window TGTGGAAACCGCTACGCCATCGCTCGGTGTTTCTAAGTCTGGGTTGTTGGAAAACAGAGCGGAATTGACTCGGATTTTTTTAACCATCCTGTTCTTGATCGGCGGAATATTCTTCGAAGATCGGCTCCATAATTCTCCTTTCCGGATCGGGGAATACCTGGTTTACGGCATTGCTTATCTTATCAGCGGTTATAAAGTCATTTGGGGAGCGATAAAAAATATCATTAAAGGCCGGGTTTTCGACGAGCAGTTTTTGATGACCATCGCTACCCTGGGCGCCATTGCAATTGATGAAATGCCGGAAGCAGTAGCGGTGATGCTGTTTTATGTGGTCGGCGAATTTTTCCAGGATTTGGCGGTGAATCGTTCCCGAAAATCGGTGCAATCCCTCCTGGCCTTAAAGCCGGATTACGCTAATCTAAAATTGAATGGAGAACTTCAGCAGGTAGCGCCGGAAACTGTAAGCGTCGGCCAGACCATTGTGGTTAAAGCCGGCGAAAAAATCCCGCTCGACGGCGAAGTTTTAGAGGGGCAGTCCTTTGTGAATACCTCAGCTTTGACTGGTGAATCCGTGCCCGTAAAAGCACGCCCCAACGACACGGTGCTATCGGGAATGATTAACCAGTCCGGTGTGTTAACTGTAAAAGTGAGTAAACCCTACCGGGAATCATCCATTGCCAGGATTTTGGAATTGGTTGAAAATGCCGCCAGTAAAAAGGCCGAGACGGAAAAATTTATTACCACTTTTGCCAGGTATTACACGCCGGCAGTCGTTTTTGGCGCCTTGGCTTTGGCTATAATTCCGCCGCTACTCCTTTCCGACGCCACTTTTGCGGACTGGATTTACCGCGCTCTGGTGGTTCTGGTGATCTCCTGCCCCTGCGCTTTGGTGATCAGTATTCCACTGGGTTATTTCGGCGGGATAGGAGGCGCTGCAAAGAAAGGAATTTTGGTAAAAGGCTCCAACTATCTTGATGCGCTCAATCAACTCAAAGTGGTGGTGTTCGACAAAACCGGTACGCTTACCAAAGGCGAATTTCGAGTGTCTGAAATTGTTACCGAAAATGGATTCTCTGAAGCACAAGTACTACAATATGCCGCCCTTGCCGAAGCCAATTCCAATCACCCCATCGCCACAGCTATATTGGATGCTTTTGCTCAGAAGGTGAATCTTTCCGGAGTGGAGGAAATAAATGAGATTTCCGGGCATGGCATTATCGCCAGAGTGAACGGTCAGGTAATTACCGTTGGAAACGATCGCTTATTGCACAGGGAGAATATTGCTCATCAACGGTGCAATGTCGAAGGAACTGTGGCGCATCTGGCTGTGGATCATACATACGCTGGGTATATTATTATTTCCGACCAATTGAAGGAGGATGCTCTGGAAGCCATTGAGAAACTAAGCGCCAGGAACATTAAAACAGTGATGTTAACCGGAGACAACAAAACCGCCGCTGAAGCAGTGGCCAGGAAACTGAAAATCAGCCAGTTTTATTACGAGTTGCTACCGCAAGATAAGGTAAGCCATCTGGAACGGATCATAGCCGAAAATAAGCCGGGCAAGGTAGCATTTGTTGGCGACGGGATCAATGACGCCCCGGTGCTGGCCCGCGCGGATGTCGGGATTGCCATGGGCGCTATAGGCTCAGACGCCGCTATCGAAACTGCCGACGTGGTGCTGATGGCCGATCATCCTTCTAAGGTGGCTACCGCTGTAGAAGTGGCCAAGAAAACTCGGAAAATAGTTTGGCAGAATATTATTTTCGCCTTGGGCGTAAAATTGTTGTTTATCATCCTGGGTGTGGCGGGCGTGGCTACCATGTGGGAGGCGGTTTTCGGCGATATGGGTGTTGCTTTAGCAGCCATTTTTAATGCCATGCGGGTGAAAAATTAGTTTTAGCTTTAGCCGGTTCAGATAGTCGCTTGATTACATCTTCTACCGGATTCGTTGGTTGTAATATCCGGGCGACGGCAAAATCTATATGACGGAAGTGCTGAATACTGTTCGCAGCAACAGCGTTAAACGGGGCGAGGAGGTGGCATGGACCAAAGCCTGAATCATTAGTCTGGTAAGCTCAACCATGCTAACCCTGCTGGTTATTCCGGCGCTCTACAAATGGTTTGCAATTGACGAAATTTAACGACAATAGAAGAGACATCCCGCCAGGATGTCTCTTCTATTGTCAAACTGGCTTGGCATACAAAAATTCAGAAAGGAACAGGCAGTGGCACATCATCACAACCACGCGCATAGCCATGCGACATACGGTAAAATCAAAACCGCCGCAACGGCTCCTCAACAAAGCAGATGCTTAGCAGCCACGGTGAGGTAGAACTTCAAATTGCCCAGTACCGCAACAGAGAATTTAAGCCGGTATTGATCGAAAGAATACAAAAGCTTGGCTATTCCCCTCACGAGAGTGTTCGAAAGGTCTTAAAAAAACAAATTAAACCCTGGTTGTCGGAACAGTGGTGCATTGGACAAATTACTGGATCCTATCTTTGGCATATGGAGGATGTCCTCGATCAATATGAACAGCCTTGTGATCCATTGCGTCCCTTGATTTGCTTTGATGAGCGTCCCTGTTTCTTGATTGGAGATGCCGGCGCCATCATTCCCATGTCACCGGGCAAGACCAAATGGTTTCACTATGAATACAAAAAGAACGGGTCCTGCTGTGTATTACTTGCTTTTGATGTCCATCGTGGGTTCCACTATGTCGAAGTCAGGGAACGAAGAACCGCTGTTGACTATAGTGAATTTATGAAAAACATGGTTGAACGTCATTATTCTCATGTAGAGAAGATCCGTTTGATTCAGGATAATCTCAATACCCATACCCCCGGTTCGTTTTACAAGGTGATGTCCGCCAGAGAAGCCTTCGAACTGGGTCAGAAATTCGAACTGCACTATACGCCGAAGAAAGCCAGTTGGCTGAACATGGCAGAGATAGAGTTTGCCGCATTATCCAGGCAATGCCTCAACCGACGAATTGCCGATTATCCGACAATGGTCAAAGGGGTTGAAGCCTGGGCTTTCAGACGCAACCTGGACGGCACAACCGTTAACTGGAAATTCGCAAAAATCGACGCCCGGAATAAGCTGGGGCGTCATTACAAGGACATACAAGAATTAATTTGACAAACTACTTAGTAAACCTATGTGTTATTAGTTTACATCTGTTAAATGGTCATGGCATTTTTTAGTAAGGGTCAATATAATGAACGAAACAGAACAATTTACATTACCCAAAAGATTGGGGACGATCCGTCCGAAGTTTATCGTATCGCTTGTTGCTATCCTGGCCTTTTTAGGAATCTTGGCAGGTTATTTTGAAATCAATCAGAGTCGCAAAAATGTGATGACTCTTTTGCAGAACGAAGCAGAAACAGTTACTGCCGCGCTATCCATCAGCGCCGAAAATGCAGTTGAGTCATACCGGGAATTTGAAAAATACATCGAAATTCACCTCTTCACTACGGCGCTTCTGTTAAATCATCTGGAAAGA of Calditrichia bacterium contains these proteins:
- a CDS encoding IS630 family transposase, with the translated sequence MLSSHGEVELQIAQYRNREFKPVLIERIQKLGYSPHESVRKVLKKQIKPWLSEQWCIGQITGSYLWHMEDVLDQYEQPCDPLRPLICFDERPCFLIGDAGAIIPMSPGKTKWFHYEYKKNGSCCVLLAFDVHRGFHYVEVRERRTAVDYSEFMKNMVERHYSHVEKIRLIQDNLNTHTPGSFYKVMSAREAFELGQKFELHYTPKKASWLNMAEIEFAALSRQCLNRRIADYPTMVKGVEAWAFRRNLDGTTVNWKFAKIDARNKLGRHYKDIQELI
- the cadA gene encoding cadmium-translocating P-type ATPase — its product is MQKYTLKNLDCAACAAKIENGLARLEEVKFVSVNFATSTLLLDSNNPQKTLARIKELEPDVEVVETATPSLGVSKSGLLENRAELTRIFLTILFLIGGIFFEDRLHNSPFRIGEYLVYGIAYLISGYKVIWGAIKNIIKGRVFDEQFLMTIATLGAIAIDEMPEAVAVMLFYVVGEFFQDLAVNRSRKSVQSLLALKPDYANLKLNGELQQVAPETVSVGQTIVVKAGEKIPLDGEVLEGQSFVNTSALTGESVPVKARPNDTVLSGMINQSGVLTVKVSKPYRESSIARILELVENAASKKAETEKFITTFARYYTPAVVFGALALAIIPPLLLSDATFADWIYRALVVLVISCPCALVISIPLGYFGGIGGAAKKGILVKGSNYLDALNQLKVVVFDKTGTLTKGEFRVSEIVTENGFSEAQVLQYAALAEANSNHPIATAILDAFAQKVNLSGVEEINEISGHGIIARVNGQVITVGNDRLLHRENIAHQRCNVEGTVAHLAVDHTYAGYIIISDQLKEDALEAIEKLSARNIKTVMLTGDNKTAAEAVARKLKISQFYYELLPQDKVSHLERIIAENKPGKVAFVGDGINDAPVLARADVGIAMGAIGSDAAIETADVVLMADHPSKVATAVEVAKKTRKIVWQNIIFALGVKLLFIILGVAGVATMWEAVFGDMGVALAAIFNAMRVKN